The genome window CGCTCACGTATGTGGCTCCGCCTGCTCAATGGGATCGGCACGTTCTGGATGCTTTTCCACCCGACCCCGCCAGTCTGCTGAAAGGTCCGCGGCCACAGTGGATGACCGATGCCGCCTTGGGCAAGGGGAAGCCTGGACCTAAAAATAATGGAGTTGCGGGAGTGGGACAGGGTGGCAAGTCCACCAGCGGCGCCGCGGCCGGCGGCGCGCTTCCCTGGTCCAAAATCATCTCCGCCGATACGCTCCAAGACGAAATCAAATCGCTGCAGCCGCTGTTGGCTGAAGACGTAAAAACTCAGCAAGCTTTCCTCGGCGGCGAATATAAAAAATCGCGCCACACGCTCAGCCTGCTGGCCGTGGCCTTCGCCATTATTAACGAGTACGACGGCGATGTGAAATGGAAGAGCCAGGCCCCAATTGCCCGCGACATGTTCGCCCGTTCCGGCTTCAACTGCAAGGCCAGCACGGAGCAAACATTCCGAGATGTCAAGCAGCGCAGTGAAGATTTAGCCGCACTGCTAAGCGGCGAAACCATTGGGAGCGCCAAAGCGGAAACCACCAACGATTGGAGCAAAGTATCAAACTTGCTGCCGTTAATGAGTCGCCTGGAGCTGGCCCAGCGGGACCGTATCGCCCCGTGGACCGCCAACGCGGGCGATTTCAAAAAGAATTCCGCCGCCATCACGCATGAAACAGAAATGGTAGCGGCTCTGGCCGAAGCCATTTCGCGCCCCGGCATGGAAAATGCCGATGACGAAAAATTCCGCGGCTACGCCAAAGCGCTGCAGCAAGCAGCTCTCGAACTGCGCGATGCTGTAAATGCCAATAACTACGCCGTTGCGAACACGACCGCTGGGAATCTCAGCAAAGCCTGCGCTAACTGCCACAACGATTTCCGCTGATGTGCAAATCAACCGCAGAGACGCAGAGGCATACAGCAGACAGGGAAAATTTATAAGGAATCCAGGAAGACAGGAAGAGCGAGATTCCGTTCGCGTGGATTAACGCCTCAACAAAATATCCCTGGTTTCCTGGCTTCCTAATAACTTTCTTTATTGCTGGCTCTGTGCCTCCGTGGTGAAAACTTCGCATCACTTCCGCTTCGCCGCCCGTTTATTCCGTTCCACGTTGCGCGGTTGGTCTCCGCGGGGCTTGGGCATGGAGATAATTTGCCGCCGCGGCATGCCTGCCCGGCCAGCATGGCCGGTGCGGAACATGTCGAGCATTTTGAAGTCGATCAGTTCCGCCAATCCGGCGGAAGCCAACTCGCTCCCGGAAACGTAACGGTGCGAAATAATCCATTGCTGGATATCGCTTTTCGAGGGCCCAAACAATTCGGCCAAAAACCGATCCATGTCGGTTTCCAATTGGGCAAAATGGCGGGCCCATTCTGAAGCTTCGTGCAGCCCCACGTGCTCCTCGCTTTGCCACTTCATGGGGTGGAACAATAGCACGCTGTATGGCGTAACCATCCGCCGCCGGCAGGCCGCAAAAGGCCATAACGCAGCCGAGGAGCATTCCCCCGTCACAATGCCGGTTACCCGCAAACCTCGTAGCATAATGAGTGACGTCAGCGACATGGCGCAGTACGGGCTGCCACCTGGCGAATCAATGTACAGAGTGCATTCGCCGCCCGGTTCGACGGCGAGCAATTTATCGGTGAGCTCGGCCTCGCTTTCGGTCAAATCACCGCATAGCGCGAGTTCCAACGGCCCTTCAGATTGTGCTTCGTCCATGTTGCCTTTTCCTCAAACAGTGCATAATCGGCCCACTTCACAAACATTAACTGGTGATTGCCACTTCGGCAAGCAAATTCTGGCCCGGCAGCCTTTTCACCCGGACATTTAGGGAAAATTTTGAGCTAGCCTGCTAGTACCGCGGGGTTCGCTGCAAAAAAAATCGCGAAAATTGGGCCACTCGTTTGCTATGATGTCGCGCAACCACGGATAAGAATCATCACTTGAACCGTATAAATGCCGTGGACGGCGACGGTAAACAATCGTAGTGGTTCACCCCATTGTGATTTGCTCCATGATCTGTACCCGCGTCGTCCACGGCTATCTTTTGGCGCCTTCGTCCGTCTGGACATTTCGGCACCGACGTCGAAAATGGCAGTCTTAACCCTCGGCGGTATTTACGCCCGCAAACAGCCATAGATAAGCCCCCGATCCTGCACCCAAAGCAAGGATTGTGGTGTCATTTTTTTATCTCCCTGAACTTGAAATATAAATTTAGCTAAGCTCTGGTCTCACTGTAATTTTGCTTCCCACGCCCTGGAACCCTCAATTTTCCCATGCTCACGGTTAAACTTCCCGACGGATCGGTAAAAACATATTCTCAACACATGCGGGCCAAAGATGTTGCTGCCGATATCGGCCCCGGTCTGGCCAAGGCCGCCGTTGCCGCGGTGGTCGATGGCAAAACCGTCGGCCTAGATACGCCCCTGCCGGCCGAAGGCGAAATCGCCCTCAAAATTCTCACCCGCAAAGATGCTGCCGCACTAGGCGTCATGCGGCATTCGTGCGCCCATGTGATGGCCCGGGCCGTCATGCGGCTGTTTGACGGCGTGCAGTTAGCATTCGGCCCGACCGTGGGCAGCGGCTTTTATTACGACATGATGTTGCCCCGTTCGCTCACCGAAGAAGATTTTCCCGCCATCGAGTCCGAAATGGCCAAAATCGTCAAAGCCGACGAAGCTTTCGAGCGCATTGAAGAGCCGCGCGAAAAAGCCCTGCAACTGTGTCAGGAGCTGCATCAAAACTTCAAAGTGGAGCACATCAACACCGGGCTGAAAGATCACGCTTCCATGTCGTTTTATCGCCAGGGAGAATTCATCGACCTCTGCCGCGGCCCGCATGTTCCCAGTGCCGGTTACATCGGTGCATTCAAGCTCACCAGCGTGGCTGGCGCCTACTGGAAAGGGGACCAATCTCGCGAGCAGTTGCAGCGTCTGTACGGCACCGCCTGGTTCTCCAAGGAAGATTTAGACAACTACCTCGCCGCGCTGGAAGAAGCCAAGCGCCGCGATCATCGTGTGCTGGGCAAGCATCTGGAACTGTTCGCCGTGAACCCGCTGGTCGGTTCCGGCCTGATTTTGTGGTTGCCCAAAGGCGCACTGGTGCGCGGCCTGCTGGAGCAGTTCGTCAAAGAGGAACTCATCAAGCGCGGCTACGAGCCGGTTTACACGCCCAACATCGGCAAGGTCGATCTCTACAAAATCTCCGGCCACTATCCGTATTACGCCGACAGCCAGTTCAAACCCATCGTGATGTCCGACGACGAGCAGTATTTGCTCAAGCCCATGAACTGCCCGCATCACATCATGATTTACAAAAACAAACCCCGCAGTTACCGCGAGCTGCCGGTGCGTTTGGCCGAATTCGGCACCGTTTACCGCTACGAACAATCCGGCGAGTTGGGCGGCATGACCCGAGTGCGCGGCTTTACCCAGGACGATGCCCACATTTTCTGCACGGAAGATCAGGTTGCCGACGAAGTCCGCGGCTGCCTCGATTTCACGCAAACCGTGCTCAAGGCGCTGGGTCTGGCCGATTACCGGGTGCGCCTCGGCTTCCGCGACCCGACCAGTAATAAATACGTCGGCACCGATGCCGCCTGGAACAAGGCTGAGGAGGCGATTCTCAACGTGGCCCAAGGCGCGAACTTGCCGCACCTGACGGTGGAGCGCGGCGAGGCGGCTTTTTACGGTCCGAAAATCGATTTCGTCGTCCGCGATTGCCTGGGCCGCGATTGGCAACTGGGCACCGTGCAAGTCGATTACAACTTGCCCAGCAAGGAACGGTTCGATTTGGAATATATCGCCGCCGACAACCAGCCGCACAAGCCGGTGATGATCCACCGTGCCCCGCTCGGCTCATTGGAGCGTTTCGTGGGCGTGCTGATCGAGCATTTCGCCGGTGCTTTCCCGCTGTGGCTGGCGCCGGAGCAAGTTCGCGTGTTAACGGTCAGCGAAAAGAGTGAAGAATACGGCCGCCGCGTGGAAAGCGAACTTAAAGCTGCCGGCCTCCGCGTCATGGGCGATTATCGGGCGGAAAAACTCGGCGCCAAAGTCCGCGACGCCCAATTGCAGCTCATTCCCTACATGTTCGTGGTCGGCCCCAAAGACGCCGAAGCCGGCACCGTGAGTGTCCGCGACCGCATCGAGGGGGACAAAGGCGCTATTCCGCTGGCCACCGCCATTTCCCAACTGCAAACCGAAATTGCCACCAAGCAAGTGCGCGGCCTCAAACCCCCGCCGCGCCTCGGCGAAGGCGAATCCGCCGGCGATGAGTATTGATCCCCTATTTAGCCCCCGACGACTCGCCGGGGTCATGCACTGGCAACACATTCCGCCATTCATTGCGGCTCCCCGAACCCCCCCGGTCATTGACCGGGGGCTAAATATTGCGATCGGTCAAATGTCATGGGCAACACGTTGGCTACGATGCTCACCATGACCACTTACGGCACATGGCTGCGCGGCGACAAACGTGGTTGGGTCGAAGACGGCGTCATTTATCCGCCTGATCCGGAATTGCAATCGGCTGACCAATCTCGAATGCAACATGCTCCCTTCCGATTCGAGCAATCCGACTTATCCCGAATTGGTCAGTCAATCAGCGATTCGCTCCTCCAACGCCTGCAACAGTGCATCTATGCTCTGACGGTACAAACATGGCACGTTCATGTTGTGATCAGCACAACAACAAACCCCATCAGCGCAGTCGTTAAGTGTGCCAAAGATGTTGCCCGCTACACGCTTCGTCCCGGTCGCACCATTTGGACCGATGGCTACGACAAACGCTTTTGCTTCGAAGAACAAACCGTCCGCAACCGCATTGCCTATGTCGAACGTCACAATCTTGAGCGCGGTTGGCCGGCCAAACCTTGGCCTTTTATCGTTCCCTTTGGTTAATCTACCTATTTAGCCCCCGGCGAGTCGCCGGGGGCATGCACTGGTGTAAAAAGAAGTGTCTGCACCCTCAAACCACCCACACTTCGACGAACGCTTAGTCTCTAGCTCTTATCGTGATCGTTACCACTGGCCCAATTCGGGCGCTTGCTTTGTATACGCATATACACTACTCTGCAAGCGCTCAGGAAGATCGCCTGAGTCTGCTCTTTGGCAATCTAACCAGTGCATCAAACAGCGGCCGACAGCGGCACGCCGGCTCGTTCCACATCTACGGAAGGCTTTATAGCCGCACGCGCGGCAAAGACTTAACGGTCTGCGCCAAGCAAAAAATCTTGGCGCGAGGGGAAAGATTGCGGAAAGTTAAATCCGCCAATGCTCTGTTTTTCTCGACCGAAGCAGCGCCATATTTTCCCATTGAATTCTCGCGCGATATTTCCGCCATGACGAAGCGTGCAGTTTTCCCGCAGAAAACAATCTGTGATGTCAAGAAAAAATTGCGCCTGGGAAATCGTGGATGCGCTACGCATCGGCCAAATCCAAATCCGGAATTTGGTTGAAGGCAATCGCTGTTCCCCCTTCCTCCTGGCTGCCGTGCATGCCGCCGAAGTACACCGCATGGGCGCCGAATTTTTGATTCACCCGGTCCATCGCCGCAGCCAGTGCCGAAAGTTGCCGGTCCTGGTCGAACAGCATGCCCGTCACGCTGCCTGCGGGAATTAATTCGGCCAGCACTACGCTTACCCGCAAAGGCGGAGCCGGAAATTCATTTGGCCACAAGGCGGCGGCAAATTCCAACAGCGTGAGCGTGTCGTGGCAGGGAGACATTCGTAAACTGCTATGGCACGCTCTGCCCCCCAGGCATTCGACCAGCACGCTGATCGATCGGGCGAAATAACCGATGTGCCTAAGCCGGGCCGCCGCTTTATGCAGCAGGCGCATGAGCACGCCCCGAGCCAATTCCGGGGTGCGCAGCTCCGGTCCTAGCACGTGCGAATTACCCACCGAGCTGCGATGCGTGGGCACAATCGGCAAATCATAACCCCGCAGTTGCCGCCACCAGGCATGGCCGATGATCCGGCTGCCCCACAACTGCGACAATTCCACCGTCGACAGCCCACACAACTGCTGTACTTCCCGAATGCCCGCCCGATACAGCCGCTGCCCCATCCGCCGGCCGATGCCGGGCAAGTCAATCAGTTCCAGCGGATACAATCGCTGCGGCAGTTCGTGAGCCTGAATCAACGTCAGCCCGTCGGGCTTTTGCATGTCGGCGGCCACTTTGGCCAAAAACTGATTCGGTGCAATGCCAATCGACGAGCGCAGAAATTCGCCCACCTGGGTGCGAATCGCCAGTTTCACTTGCTGAGCCAATCGTAATGCAGATGCCGCATCGCGCCGGTCGGCAGATAAGCGACAAGCGAATTCGTCAATCGACATCACGCTTTCCACCGGCAAGCACGTTTCGATGGCTGCTTTAAGATCAGCGTGAATTTGGATGTACTTGGTCGGCCGGGCCGGCACAATTTTAATGCCCGGACACATCCGCCGCGCCAGGTAAACCGGCGTGCCACATTTCACCTCGAACCGCTTGGCCTCGTAACTGGCGGCAATGCAACAGGTGGTTTCCGCATTGACGGGCGAAACCGCCACCGGCCGGTTCCGCAGCGGCGGCTGCAAATGCTGCTCCGCCGAAGCGAAGAACGAATTCATGTCGACAAAGAGATATCGCAGATTCATATACAAATGTACATATCACATATCGACGCGGCGAGCAAGCAACTTTTACCGAAAATTTAAGATCGATCCGCCGCAGCCCATGAAAAATGAAAATGGCGATGCCGCGCCGGCCCATTGCTTGCCAACCGACGAGCGACCAACTACAACAATTCACAGGCTTGTCAAAACAACACGTTTACCGAAAGGCTGCCCGGCCATGCACATGCGTCTAAAACAACCATTGTTGATTTGCTTATCCACATTTTTTCTTTGTGGTTGGATTTTCGCCGCTGCTTCCGCCTGCGCCGCGCCGCCGAAGTTCGATGCCGAAAAACTTGCGGCCATTGGCCCGGGCATGCAGAAGTTCGTCGACGGGCACGAAATTGCCGGAGCGGTGATGGTCATCGGCACCTCAGATGGAATTGTTTACCAGGAAGCGATCGGCAAGCGGACTTTAGAAGCCGATCAGCCAATGCCTAAGGACGCCATTTTCCGCATTATGTCGATGACTAAGCCCATCACGGCCATGAGTCTGATGCTGTTGCGTGATGAAGGCAAGCTTTCGATTGACGATCCGGTGGAGAAATACATTCCGGAGTTTAAAGGGCAAATGGTCGTGGCTTCGACGGATAAAGATGCCGGCACGGTAACGCTGAAAAAGCCCGACCGACCGATCACGCTGAAAGACTTGCTCACGCATACCTCCGGTCAGCCCGAGTATCCGGACGGATTGAAAGCATTGATGCGAACCCGCGATCACACGCTGGCCGAGGTGGTGCTGGTTTCTTCGCAACGGCCGCTGGAGTTTGAGCCGGGGAGCAAATGGAAATATTCCTCCGCCGGGATCGACGTGCTGGGGCGCGTGATCGAAATTGCCTCGGGCCAGCGCTACGAGGATTATTTGGCGGAGCGATTTTTTCAGCCGCTGGAAATGCACGACACCGCATTTTTTCTTTCGCCCGAGCAAGCCCAACGATTGGCGGAACTATATGGCACGAAAAACGGTCAGTTGGTGTTGGCCAGTTCACTCCCCGATTTTCGAGCCGCCGTGCCGACGGCAAAGCCGCTTTATCCTTGTCCGGCCGGCGGATTGTATTCCACAGGCGCCGATTTGGCCCGGTTGTATCAGGCCCTGCTGAATGGCGGGCAACTCCACGGCAAGCGAATTATTGCCGAAAAAACGTTGCACGAGATGACGGAAAATCAAACCGGCGATTTGAAAGCCGGATTCACGCCCGGCATGGCCTGGGGATTGGGAATTGGCGTGGTGAACACGCCGGAAGGAATCACGGAAATGCTTTCGCCAGGGACGTTCGGCCACGGCGGAGCGTTCGGCACGCAAGGCTGGATCGATCCAATGAAAGACGTGTTCGTGATCCTGCTGATCCAGCGCAGCAACCTGAAAAATTCCGACGGTAGCGATATGCGGCGCGAATTCCAGCGGCTGGCCATGCAAGCCATTCAGCCGTAACCACACAACAAAAAAACCAACGACAGGTAGCCGGCATGGAAAATGCAGCTCGACGCCGATTGGAAAAGGCTACTTTGCGCCCAGTGCGGCTTTGACCAGCATGACGACGGCATCAAAAGCGGCCACATCGGTCACGGCCATTTCAGAAAGCGATTTGCGATCGAGCTCAATTTTCGCCTTGCCTAAGCCATTCACGAATTCGCCGTAGCGCAGGCCGCGCTCCCGAACGGCGGCATTGATGCGAATGATCCACAGGGCCCGCAAATCACGGCGACGGCGACGGCGATCGCGGAATGCATATACGCCGCTGCGAACCAGCGTTTCGGTCGCAGTGCGGTACAGCCGGCCACGCCCGCCGACAAAGCCCTTTACCTTGCGGAACAGCCGCTTTTTGGCACGATTACGAGGTACTGCAGAGGTAGTTCGCATGATTATTTGGTATTCGTTTGGAATGCGGAATGGCGTTTGGTTTCGTCATTCGAATTTCGTCATTTTGCCTAGTAGCTGTTGCCGGCCAACGCTTCCAAAATTCGGTGCGTGTCGGGCTTTTCCATTACGCCGGTTCGCCGCAAATGTCGGATTCGTTTCTGCGTCATGCGGCTATTTAAGTGGCTGGTGCCCGCGCGGCGATGCTTCACTTTGCCTTTGGCGGTAGCGCGGAAGCGTTTTTTTACGCCCTTGTGGGTTTTCATCTTCGGCATGGCGGCGATCCTTAATGCGGATTTTCAGAATCAAGTATCTTAGCTGTTTTTCCGCCCTCGGAAAAGGGGATCCATCACAAGGGGTCGTGATGCACTTTGCTTCCTCAGGGTGGCTGGGGTCGACCGAAGGGAGCCCCCAGCGGGCAGCATTCCGCGGGCTCGGCGGCACTCGACCCCCGACCACCCAATGCAGTTCACTTCAAAATGCATCACTACCCATCACAGGTGGTGGGACAATTTGCGTTTTACGTGGCAGAAATACCCGACAGAAACAGTCGGGCTATTGTGCAAATTATCCCTGTGCCTGTTCACGTGGAATCTTCGCACGCGGCTTCCTTAACACCTGCCCGCCACAGTGCGTTACTTCGGCACAATGGTGCACACAATGCGTTTGCCTTGGTGCGAAGGGGGCGATTCGGGCTTGCCGGTCGAATCGAGCAACTCCAGCACGCGCTTCAGCACCCGGTGCCCTTCCTCAATGTGTGCCAATTCCCGGCCGCGGAACACAACGGAGATAATGACCTTATCTTTGTGGGCCAAAAAACCTCGGGCTTGGTTGACCTTGGTTTCAATGTCGTGATCGCCGGTTTTGGGACGCACGCGAATTTCTTTGATCTTCGTGTGATGTGAATGCTGCTTGTGTTGTTTCTTCTTCTGTTGGTATTTGAACTTACCGAAATCCATGATTCGGCAAACGGGTGGCTTTTCCGTGGGAGCAACTTCCACCAGATCCAATTCTTGCTCCCGCGCCAAGCTCAATGCCTGATCGGTCGAAAGAACTCCAAGTTGTGCCCCGTCGGCGGCAATGACCCTCACTTGTGGAACGCGAATTTGTTCGTTAATGCGATTGTGCTTATCGATGGCTAGCATCCTCCTCGACAAAGGCTTGCAAAACGTTAACTGCACCCGGCTGCCATTGCCACGGCCGCCGGCTTGCAGGAACTACTGAGTATGGCCGTCTAAGGGCCATTAAGTCAACCGGTGAAATTATACAACACATATGGGCTGACCACGGTTGGGATTAAACGGCATTCTGGACGGAAGGTGAGGCGGCTCCCACGTCAACTGCACAATCCGTGGCATTATTACCCTGCTGCGCGTGGGGCTTCCGATTGCGAGGCGTCGGCAACAACGGTCTCCGACGGCGAAGGGGCGTGCGATGAACCGGCCACGCCGCTGTCTAATTTACCGTAACCTCGTAACTGCGGAAAAAGCCAAGCAATAATCGCCACGACGGCCAGCGTGCCCGCCCCGCCGGTCACCGCAGAGATTGTGGCCGAACTGGCCGTGGAGAAATTTGCCGAGCGAAAGGCTTGTGCCACGGTGCCCGATTCAATATCGCCCACTTCGTTCGAGACCGAAATGAACATGCCGTTGATGGCCGATACACGACCCCGCATTTCGTCCGGGGTCAACAATTGAATCAATGATTGTCGCACCACCACGCTAATGTTGTCCATGGCCCCGGTCATAAATAGCATGGCCAGCGAAAGCGGAAACCAGCGCGAAAATCCAAACACAACGGTCGCCACGCCAAAACCGGTGACGGCGCACAATAGCGTCTTTCCCGCGTGCTGCATTGGGGGCAAATGGGAGAGCACAAACGACATGGCCACCGCGCCGGCTGCCGGAGCGGCCATCATCATGCCATAACCTATGTTGCCAACTTTTAGAATGTCGTCAGCGTAAATTGGCACCAAGGCCACGGCCGCGCCGAACAAGACGCCGAACATATCCAGGCTGCTGGCGGCCAAAATAACTTTATTGCGCCATACAAATCGTATTCCAACCGCCAAATTTTCGGCCGTGAAGGGCTGCTTTTCAACATTCCGCCGGCGATAGTGAATGGTCGATAGAATTCCGAAAAAACAGAGCGCGAAACTGGCGTCGAACACGAACACCATTGCCGCCCCTTTGAAAATGGAAATCACGATGCCCGCCATCGCCGGTCCCAATACCGAAGCCAATTGAAACGCGGCGGAATTCCACGTCACTGCATTAGGAAAATCGCGCCGCTTTACCAATTGCGGCAACATGGACGCTTTCGCCGGCTGCTGAAACGCCCGTGCCAGCCCGGCGAAGAATAAACAGCCGTACATCCAAGCCACCGGCGCATGGGCAGCCGATAAATTTGCCAATCCGGCCGACCCCGCCGAAATGATCAGCACGGCCGTCATAATCACGTTTCGCCGGTTGAACCGGTCGGCCACATGCCCGGCAACCACGGCCAACCCTAACACGGGCAAGACCTGCACCAAGCCCACTAACGCCAATGCAATGGGGGCTTTCGTACGGCGATACAGCTCCAGGCCAATGGCAGCCGACTGCATTTGCAATCCAAGAATCGCCAAGAAATTGCCAATCATGTAGCGGCGAAATGCCGGCACTCGCAATGCAGCGTAAGGATCGTGGCGCGCGATGGCGTGCGAATCGGAGGTCGCTGAAGCCAGAGCTTTCAATTCGCCGGAGTCGGAATCAGGATGAATCATCAAAGGCAAGTGTGACCGAGGGAGTATCTTGCTGCAACGTCAATTCGATGGTGCTTTCGGCCGCTGCATTTATGGTGCCGGCATGTGGGCAAGTTCCATTTACTCCGCATACAATCCGTCAATTTCCTGTGCGAAATGTT of Pirellulales bacterium contains these proteins:
- a CDS encoding cytochrome c → MQQARLNLLSASAIAVATLMVLAIGRFPVVAADPPKKDAPPLTYVAPPAQWDRHVLDAFPPDPASLLKGPRPQWMTDAALGKGKPGPKNNGVAGVGQGGKSTSGAAAGGALPWSKIISADTLQDEIKSLQPLLAEDVKTQQAFLGGEYKKSRHTLSLLAVAFAIINEYDGDVKWKSQAPIARDMFARSGFNCKASTEQTFRDVKQRSEDLAALLSGETIGSAKAETTNDWSKVSNLLPLMSRLELAQRDRIAPWTANAGDFKKNSAAITHETEMVAALAEAISRPGMENADDEKFRGYAKALQQAALELRDAVNANNYAVANTTAGNLSKACANCHNDFR
- a CDS encoding ATP-dependent Clp protease proteolytic subunit; protein product: MDEAQSEGPLELALCGDLTESEAELTDKLLAVEPGGECTLYIDSPGGSPYCAMSLTSLIMLRGLRVTGIVTGECSSAALWPFAACRRRMVTPYSVLLFHPMKWQSEEHVGLHEASEWARHFAQLETDMDRFLAELFGPSKSDIQQWIISHRYVSGSELASAGLAELIDFKMLDMFRTGHAGRAGMPRRQIISMPKPRGDQPRNVERNKRAAKRK
- the thrS gene encoding threonine--tRNA ligase: MLTVKLPDGSVKTYSQHMRAKDVAADIGPGLAKAAVAAVVDGKTVGLDTPLPAEGEIALKILTRKDAAALGVMRHSCAHVMARAVMRLFDGVQLAFGPTVGSGFYYDMMLPRSLTEEDFPAIESEMAKIVKADEAFERIEEPREKALQLCQELHQNFKVEHINTGLKDHASMSFYRQGEFIDLCRGPHVPSAGYIGAFKLTSVAGAYWKGDQSREQLQRLYGTAWFSKEDLDNYLAALEEAKRRDHRVLGKHLELFAVNPLVGSGLILWLPKGALVRGLLEQFVKEELIKRGYEPVYTPNIGKVDLYKISGHYPYYADSQFKPIVMSDDEQYLLKPMNCPHHIMIYKNKPRSYRELPVRLAEFGTVYRYEQSGELGGMTRVRGFTQDDAHIFCTEDQVADEVRGCLDFTQTVLKALGLADYRVRLGFRDPTSNKYVGTDAAWNKAEEAILNVAQGANLPHLTVERGEAAFYGPKIDFVVRDCLGRDWQLGTVQVDYNLPSKERFDLEYIAADNQPHKPVMIHRAPLGSLERFVGVLIEHFAGAFPLWLAPEQVRVLTVSEKSEEYGRRVESELKAAGLRVMGDYRAEKLGAKVRDAQLQLIPYMFVVGPKDAEAGTVSVRDRIEGDKGAIPLATAISQLQTEIATKQVRGLKPPPRLGEGESAGDEY
- a CDS encoding serine hydrolase domain-containing protein — its product is MHMRLKQPLLICLSTFFLCGWIFAAASACAAPPKFDAEKLAAIGPGMQKFVDGHEIAGAVMVIGTSDGIVYQEAIGKRTLEADQPMPKDAIFRIMSMTKPITAMSLMLLRDEGKLSIDDPVEKYIPEFKGQMVVASTDKDAGTVTLKKPDRPITLKDLLTHTSGQPEYPDGLKALMRTRDHTLAEVVLVSSQRPLEFEPGSKWKYSSAGIDVLGRVIEIASGQRYEDYLAERFFQPLEMHDTAFFLSPEQAQRLAELYGTKNGQLVLASSLPDFRAAVPTAKPLYPCPAGGLYSTGADLARLYQALLNGGQLHGKRIIAEKTLHEMTENQTGDLKAGFTPGMAWGLGIGVVNTPEGITEMLSPGTFGHGGAFGTQGWIDPMKDVFVILLIQRSNLKNSDGSDMRREFQRLAMQAIQP
- the rplT gene encoding 50S ribosomal protein L20 produces the protein MRTTSAVPRNRAKKRLFRKVKGFVGGRGRLYRTATETLVRSGVYAFRDRRRRRRDLRALWIIRINAAVRERGLRYGEFVNGLGKAKIELDRKSLSEMAVTDVAAFDAVVMLVKAALGAK
- the rpmI gene encoding 50S ribosomal protein L35, which gives rise to MPKMKTHKGVKKRFRATAKGKVKHRRAGTSHLNSRMTQKRIRHLRRTGVMEKPDTHRILEALAGNSY
- the infC gene encoding translation initiation factor IF-3, encoding MLAIDKHNRINEQIRVPQVRVIAADGAQLGVLSTDQALSLAREQELDLVEVAPTEKPPVCRIMDFGKFKYQQKKKQHKQHSHHTKIKEIRVRPKTGDHDIETKVNQARGFLAHKDKVIISVVFRGRELAHIEEGHRVLKRVLELLDSTGKPESPPSHQGKRIVCTIVPK
- a CDS encoding MFS transporter codes for the protein MIHPDSDSGELKALASATSDSHAIARHDPYAALRVPAFRRYMIGNFLAILGLQMQSAAIGLELYRRTKAPIALALVGLVQVLPVLGLAVVAGHVADRFNRRNVIMTAVLIISAGSAGLANLSAAHAPVAWMYGCLFFAGLARAFQQPAKASMLPQLVKRRDFPNAVTWNSAAFQLASVLGPAMAGIVISIFKGAAMVFVFDASFALCFFGILSTIHYRRRNVEKQPFTAENLAVGIRFVWRNKVILAASSLDMFGVLFGAAVALVPIYADDILKVGNIGYGMMMAAPAAGAVAMSFVLSHLPPMQHAGKTLLCAVTGFGVATVVFGFSRWFPLSLAMLFMTGAMDNISVVVRQSLIQLLTPDEMRGRVSAINGMFISVSNEVGDIESGTVAQAFRSANFSTASSATISAVTGGAGTLAVVAIIAWLFPQLRGYGKLDSGVAGSSHAPSPSETVVADASQSEAPRAAG